GCCTCTGGGTGGAATATGACACCTCTCGCGGAACGACTTCCGGCTCCGAGCGAGGTCTCGGCCACGTCAGCGCCTGCCTGCGTTCGCCAGCTGGTTGGGCCGGGGGTGGTAAGATGCCTGCCATGTCCAAGAGCCAAGGGCCGCGCTTCCAAGAGCAGATCGCCATTGTGACCGGGTCGGGCCGCGGGATCGGCCGGGCAATCGCTCTGAAGTTGGCCAGCGAAGGCGCCTCGATCGTCGTCAACTTCTTCCGAAACCGTGGCGGCGCTGAAGAGACCGCAGCCGCTATCCAGGCGATGGGCTGCCGAGCCACCGTGGTGCGCGCCAATGTGGGCGAGATGGCCGGCATTGACGAGCTGTTCGACACGGTGCGCCGCGACTACGGCCGGCTGGACATCCTGGTGTGCAATGCGGCCTCAGGCTTCAACCGGCCAGCGCTGGAGCAGAAGCCGCGCGGCTGGGACTGGACGATGAACATCAACGCCCGCTCCCTCCTGTTCTGCGCGCAGCAAGCCGTCCCATTGATGACCGGCGGAGGCAGCATCGTCAGCCTCTCCAGCCCAGGCGCGACCCGCGTCCTTCCTGAGTACGTCGTGGTCGGGGCCAGCAAGGCCGCACTCGAGGCCCTCACCCGGTACCTGGGAGTCGAACTCGCACCGCGCGGCATCCGGGTGAATGCGGTCTCTCCGGGGATCGTCGAGACAGACGCCTTGAAGCACTTCCAGGTGATGCAGGGTGAGGATCCAATTTCACGGCTGGCTGCCCTCACCCCCGCCGGACGCCTGACAACCCCAGAGGATGTGGCCAACGTCGTCGCCTTTCTGTGTTCCACGGATGCGGCCATGATCTGCGGCCAGACGATCGTGGTCGACGGGGGGTTCACACTTCCTGTCTCCGGCCCGACCTCCTGAGGCGCATGCTCCGATCGTTGACCGGAGGGGCGAGTGGGCAAGCCCCGCCCGCATCCGCCGCGGCTGACGGCGAAGAAGGCGAGGCCCCCGGGCGGATTGCCCCAACGGGTCGGGATCCCGTCCGGTGGGCACAACCAAATGCGCAGGAGCTGCACACCGCCCTCACAGATTCTGCCTCGCTGGGCGGTGGGCTTCCCCTCGGACGCACGAATCCTTCCGATTGCAGGCTCTGCTCTCTGCCTCACCTCCATGCCACCTGCGAACACCCATTTCGGCAGCAGTCGCATTGCGCAGATGGCTGGCTCTTGCCCCGGCTGCGGTTCAAGCCGCGCCCGTCGAACTGGAGGATCAGCCCCGCTCTCCGTCGCAGCACCTCCGGGCAATGATGCCCTTCCAGGCACGCGGGAGAAGGCGAGTCGACAAGCGCCGCCTACCCCGCCGACGGGGGGCCGGACCCCGAGGAAGTGGCGGGGCTGGGGTCCATGCGCGAAACGGAGAAGCTAGCGCACGACATGACCTCGAGCTGCACAGCCTGAGGCGGGTGCCGACCTCCAAGCGAATTGCCTCGAGTGAAGCGGCCCAACCGGCGGCCGTGGCGCGGCCGCTCGATTCGCCCGGCATTGATGACCCGGCTGAGGACAGCCCCGAAAGAGTTCTTGCTGACTCGCAACTGCAGGCGCCGTACGACCCGCCCCTTCTCGAAGGCTCCGACTCCCTCGAAGCGGCTCCCCGGGCTGCCGCCCTGGTCGAGGGTGAGGACATCCGTGATCTCGAGGAGCACCTGGCCGAGACCGCCGACCCGAGCCTTCAACGGGTAACCATCAAGCTTCTGCAGGGATCGAGGAACCAGCTGCGTGCATT
The window above is part of the Anaerolineales bacterium genome. Proteins encoded here:
- the fabL gene encoding enoyl-[acyl-carrier-protein] reductase FabL — protein: MSKSQGPRFQEQIAIVTGSGRGIGRAIALKLASEGASIVVNFFRNRGGAEETAAAIQAMGCRATVVRANVGEMAGIDELFDTVRRDYGRLDILVCNAASGFNRPALEQKPRGWDWTMNINARSLLFCAQQAVPLMTGGGSIVSLSSPGATRVLPEYVVVGASKAALEALTRYLGVELAPRGIRVNAVSPGIVETDALKHFQVMQGEDPISRLAALTPAGRLTTPEDVANVVAFLCSTDAAMICGQTIVVDGGFTLPVSGPTS
- a CDS encoding DUF2202 domain-containing protein, encoding MPTSKRIASSEAAQPAAVARPLDSPGIDDPAEDSPERVLADSQLQAPYDPPLLEGSDSLEAAPRAAALVEGEDIRDLEEHLAETADPSLQRVTIKLLQGSRNQLRAFVAEHERRSGHAYSPQTRDPGEVQKILALPVERGRGRRFN